A genomic window from Silene latifolia isolate original U9 population chromosome 11, ASM4854445v1, whole genome shotgun sequence includes:
- the LOC141613607 gene encoding protein FAR1-RELATED SEQUENCE 5-like: MTDYQLVEHEWFSYLYDIREQWIPAYFKDVSMSGLMRVTSRSESENSFFDRFLTPHLNLVEFWVCYESALETQRHKQSKLNSDNKHSEIPRKTNSNLEVHASEIYSHNIFKEFQTELVAALFDCRFKDVEKIDETKIYILTDLQMPNKSWNVAYSPDNMEITCSVLCFERMGLLCSAPPLDSTQPRFSKIPNQRHNAKMDKSCNE; encoded by the coding sequence ATGACTGATTATCAACTTGTAGAACACGAGTGGTTTTCATATTTGTACGATATCAGGGAACAGTGGATCCCTGCCTATTTTAAAGATGTTTCCATGTCTGGCTTGATGAGGGTTACTTCTAGGTCTGAGAGTGAAAACAGTTTCTTTGACAGGTTCCTCACACCTCATTTGAACCTTGTTGAGTTTTGGGTGTGCTATGAGAGTGCCTTGGAAACACAAAGACACAAGCAGTCCAAGTTGAACAGTGACAACAAACACTCTGAAATCCCACGGAAAACAAACTCAAACCTTGAAGTCCATGCTTCTGAAATATACTCGCACAACATTTTCAAAGAATTCCAAACAGAATTGGTTGCAGCTTTGTTTGATTGCCGTTTTAAAGATGTggagaagattgatgagacaaaaatatatattctaacAGACTTGCAGATGCCAAATAAGTCATGGAACGTAGCATATTCACCAGATAACATGGAGATTACTTGTTCTGTTCTATGTTTCGAGAGAATGGGCTTGTTGTGCAGTGCACCGCCTTTGGATTCTACACAACCAAGATTTTCGAAAATACCGAATCAAAGACATAATGCAAAGATGGACAAAAGCTGCAATGAGTAA